The following coding sequences are from one Sulfitobacter sp. HNIBRBA3233 window:
- a CDS encoding cell division protein FtsQ/DivIB, which produces MRSLIRRRADAGKPDPAPSRWAWRVQRWMLTPGIRFALRAGIPFCLTLGLGTLFLSDPQRQAAIQTMIADARASIETRPEFMVNAMAVDGAKDELATYIRKSLPLDFPVSSFDLDLDAMRQTVTEIPAVKAASVRIKPGGVLQIEVEQRQAVALWRLDSGLSLIDSDGIYVAMATSRSARPDLPLIAGDRANEAVSEALDLIAAAAPLGDRMRGLVRIGERRWDVVLDRGQRILLPATGALRALERVIALEAAQDILSRDVVRVDMRLARRPTVQMKTEAAEDRAARQAAFRAGNK; this is translated from the coding sequence ATGCGATCGCTGATCCGCCGCCGCGCCGATGCAGGCAAGCCCGATCCCGCACCCTCGCGCTGGGCGTGGCGGGTGCAGCGCTGGATGCTGACCCCCGGCATCCGTTTCGCATTGCGCGCGGGCATCCCGTTTTGCCTGACGCTGGGCCTCGGCACGCTTTTCCTCTCCGATCCGCAGCGGCAGGCGGCGATCCAGACGATGATCGCCGATGCCCGCGCCAGCATCGAAACGCGGCCCGAATTCATGGTTAACGCGATGGCTGTGGATGGCGCAAAGGACGAACTGGCCACCTACATCCGTAAAAGCCTGCCGCTCGATTTCCCGGTCTCTAGCTTTGATCTGGACCTCGACGCGATGCGCCAGACCGTGACCGAGATCCCGGCGGTCAAGGCCGCGTCCGTGCGCATCAAACCCGGCGGCGTTCTGCAGATCGAGGTCGAGCAGCGCCAGGCCGTGGCGCTGTGGCGGCTCGATAGCGGGCTGTCGCTGATCGACAGCGACGGTATCTATGTCGCAATGGCCACCAGCCGGTCGGCGCGACCGGACCTGCCGCTGATCGCGGGGGACCGCGCGAACGAAGCGGTGTCCGAAGCGCTGGACCTGATCGCGGCGGCGGCCCCACTGGGGGACCGGATGCGCGGGCTGGTGCGGATCGGCGAACGGCGCTGGGACGTGGTGCTGGACAGGGGGCAGCGTATCCTTCTGCCCGCCACCGGTGCGTTGCGCGCGCTGGAGCGGGTGATCGCGCTCGAAGCGGCCCAGGATATCCTGAGCCGCGATGTGGTTCGGGTGGATATGAGGCTGGCACGCCGACCAACAGTGCAAATGAAAACAGAGGCCGCCGAGGATCGCGCGGCCCGACAGGCAGCGTTTAGGGCAGGCAACAAATGA
- a CDS encoding D-alanine--D-alanine ligase — protein sequence MSSRTNPTVAVLLGGPSAEREVSLSTGRACAAALREYGYDNVVEVDAGPDLAVVLADLAPDAVLNCLHGRWGEDGCVQGILEWMKIPYTHSGIRASAVAMDKQMSKDIFRAAGLPVVDSVIVSADEVRKRHVMLPPYVVKPNNEGSSVGVYLVGAENNGPPQLDPSMPDQVMVETFAPGRELTTSVVGDRALTVTDILTTGWYDYDAKYKEGGSTHVVPAKVPQEIFDLCLDYALRAHRALGCRGVSRTDFRWDEGRGVEGLILLETNTQPGMTGTSLTPEQAQACGMSFPELCHWMVEDASCDR from the coding sequence ATGTCGAGCAGGACAAACCCGACAGTGGCGGTACTATTGGGCGGACCCTCGGCCGAGCGTGAGGTGTCACTCTCAACCGGGCGCGCCTGCGCGGCCGCACTGCGGGAATATGGCTATGATAATGTGGTCGAGGTCGATGCAGGCCCCGATCTTGCTGTCGTTCTGGCCGATCTTGCACCGGATGCCGTCCTGAACTGCCTGCACGGTCGCTGGGGCGAGGACGGTTGCGTGCAGGGTATCCTTGAATGGATGAAGATCCCCTACACGCATTCCGGCATCCGTGCTTCCGCTGTGGCCATGGACAAGCAGATGAGTAAGGACATCTTCCGCGCGGCAGGGCTGCCCGTGGTCGACAGCGTGATCGTCAGCGCCGACGAAGTCCGCAAGCGCCACGTCATGCTGCCCCCCTACGTCGTGAAGCCCAACAACGAGGGATCGTCGGTGGGTGTCTATCTGGTCGGGGCCGAGAACAACGGACCACCCCAGCTTGACCCGTCGATGCCCGATCAGGTGATGGTCGAAACCTTCGCGCCGGGGCGCGAGCTGACCACCTCGGTCGTCGGGGACCGCGCGTTGACGGTAACGGACATCCTGACCACCGGATGGTATGACTACGACGCGAAATACAAGGAAGGCGGGTCGACCCATGTGGTCCCCGCCAAGGTGCCGCAGGAAATATTCGATCTGTGCCTCGATTACGCGCTGCGCGCCCATCGCGCACTGGGATGCCGTGGTGTCAGCCGGACCGATTTCCGCTGGGACGAGGGGCGCGGCGTCGAGGGGCTGATCCTGCTTGAGACGAACACCCAGCCCGGCATGACCGGCACATCGCTGACCCCCGAGCAGGCGCAGGCCTGCGGCATGAGCTTTCCCGAATTGTGCCACTGGATGGTGGAGGACGCATCATGCGATCGCTGA
- the murB gene encoding UDP-N-acetylmuramate dehydrogenase, whose product MTLPEVRGRLTPNRSLSELTWLRVGGPADVLFQPADIEDLQSFLHALPAETAVFAMGVGSNLIVRDGGMRAVVIRLGRGFNGIDIADGIVTAGAAALDAHVARKAADAGLDLGFLRTIPGSIGGAVRMNAGCYGTYTADHFIDARAVTRSGEIVTLTADDLHFRYRQTDLSEGAVIVEARFAPPAGDPAALHAAMEDQLRKRDETQPTKDRSAGSTFRNPAGFSSTGRSDDVHDLKAWKVIEDAGMKGARRGGAQMSEKHANFLINTGDATAEDLESLGEDVRKKVYDSSGITLEWEIMRIGEKSPR is encoded by the coding sequence ATGACGCTCCCGGAGGTGCGCGGGCGCCTGACGCCGAACCGTTCGCTTTCGGAGCTGACGTGGCTGCGCGTGGGCGGCCCGGCGGACGTGCTGTTCCAGCCCGCCGATATCGAGGATTTGCAAAGCTTTCTACACGCGCTGCCCGCGGAGACTGCGGTATTCGCAATGGGCGTCGGATCGAACCTGATCGTGCGCGACGGCGGGATGCGCGCGGTCGTGATCCGGCTGGGGCGCGGGTTCAACGGGATCGACATTGCCGATGGCATCGTGACGGCGGGAGCGGCGGCGCTCGACGCCCATGTGGCGCGCAAGGCGGCGGATGCGGGGCTGGACTTGGGCTTTCTGCGCACGATCCCCGGCAGCATCGGGGGCGCTGTGCGCATGAACGCGGGCTGCTACGGCACCTATACGGCGGATCATTTCATCGACGCCCGCGCCGTGACCCGCAGCGGAGAGATCGTGACCCTGACGGCGGATGATCTGCACTTCCGGTACCGCCAGACCGACCTTTCCGAGGGGGCCGTGATCGTCGAGGCGCGCTTCGCCCCGCCCGCGGGCGACCCCGCGGCCCTGCACGCGGCGATGGAAGACCAGCTGCGCAAGCGCGACGAGACACAGCCGACCAAGGACCGCTCCGCCGGATCGACGTTCCGCAATCCCGCGGGCTTCAGCTCGACCGGGCGCAGCGACGATGTCCACGATCTGAAAGCCTGGAAGGTCATCGAGGACGCGGGCATGAAAGGCGCGCGCCGGGGCGGTGCGCAGATGAGCGAGAAACACGCCAATTTTCTGATCAATACCGGCGACGCCACCGCCGAGGATCTGGAAAGTCTGGGCGAAGATGTACGAAAAAAGGTTTACGATTCCAGCGGGATCACGCTAGAGTGGGAAATTATGCGCATCGGTGAGAAATCACCCCGATAG
- a CDS encoding DUF2484 family protein, with protein MSLSLILACIWAVVANVLAMTPSRDHHWRNAYILIAVGIPIVGYVVSQHGPWVGLLVMAGGCSVLRWPVIYLGRWLRSRTGANTPAE; from the coding sequence ATGAGCTTGTCCCTGATCCTCGCCTGTATCTGGGCGGTCGTCGCGAATGTGCTGGCCATGACGCCCAGCCGCGATCACCACTGGCGCAATGCCTATATCCTGATTGCCGTGGGAATTCCGATCGTCGGCTACGTTGTCAGCCAGCACGGCCCGTGGGTCGGGTTGCTGGTCATGGCCGGGGGATGTTCGGTGCTGCGCTGGCCGGTCATTTATCTTGGGCGCTGGCTGCGCAGCCGTACCGGCGCCAATACTCCGGCGGAGTAA
- a CDS encoding DUF2484 family protein, whose protein sequence is MTLVLLCIGWVFASAAVAMLPMRRQYVPGVALLIAAPVLIVLIGLQYGWIFAALGLAAFVSMFRNPLRYFLARLRGERPEIPE, encoded by the coding sequence ATGACGCTGGTGTTGCTCTGTATCGGGTGGGTTTTCGCCTCGGCGGCGGTGGCGATGCTGCCCATGCGCCGCCAGTATGTTCCAGGCGTGGCGCTGCTGATCGCGGCGCCGGTGCTGATCGTCCTGATCGGTCTGCAATACGGCTGGATCTTCGCGGCGCTGGGCCTTGCGGCCTTCGTATCGATGTTCCGCAATCCGCTGCGCTATTTTCTTGCCCGTCTGCGCGGCGAACGTCCGGAGATCCCTGAATGA
- the murC gene encoding UDP-N-acetylmuramate--L-alanine ligase: MNAATKLPQDVGAIHFVGIGGIGMSGIAEVLLNHGYQVQGSDQKTSPITDRLRDLGATIFEGQQAENIENAQVVVISSAIKPGNAELDAARTMGLPIVRRAEMLAELMRLKSNIAIAGTHGKTTTTTMVAALLDGGGFDPTVVNGGIIHAYGSNARKGEGEWMVVEADESDGTFNRLPATIAIVTNIDPEHMDHWGTIERLRQGFLDFTSNIPFYGVAVCCTDNAEVQSLVGKITDRRVVTYGFNAQADVRAVGLYYKNGTAHFDVHLQAEDIVIKDCELPMPGDHNVSNALSAVAVARHLGMKGEEIRTALKSFGGVNRRFTRVGEVDGVTIIDDYGHHPVEIAAVLKAARQACDGRVIAVHQPHRYSRLSHHFDEFCACFNDCDVVGITPVYAAGEDPIEGADRDTLVAGLIQHGHRHARRVDGPEDLARLVAEQARAGDMVVCLGAGTISAWANDLPDALRALKGEAA, translated from the coding sequence ATGAATGCCGCCACAAAACTGCCCCAGGATGTGGGCGCGATTCATTTCGTCGGAATTGGCGGGATTGGCATGTCGGGCATCGCCGAAGTGCTGCTGAACCACGGCTATCAGGTGCAGGGATCGGACCAGAAGACATCGCCGATCACCGACAGGCTGCGCGACCTCGGGGCGACAATATTCGAGGGCCAGCAGGCCGAGAACATCGAGAACGCGCAGGTCGTGGTGATCTCTTCGGCGATCAAGCCGGGGAATGCCGAACTGGATGCCGCGCGCACCATGGGCCTGCCGATCGTGCGCCGCGCCGAAATGCTGGCCGAACTGATGCGGCTGAAATCCAACATCGCGATTGCCGGGACGCACGGGAAGACGACCACGACAACGATGGTCGCGGCGCTGCTGGACGGCGGCGGGTTTGACCCGACCGTGGTCAACGGCGGCATCATCCACGCCTATGGATCGAACGCCCGCAAGGGCGAGGGCGAATGGATGGTCGTCGAAGCCGACGAAAGTGACGGCACCTTCAACCGGCTGCCCGCGACCATCGCGATCGTGACCAACATCGACCCCGAGCACATGGACCACTGGGGAACGATCGAACGGCTGCGTCAGGGGTTTCTAGACTTCACCTCGAATATCCCGTTCTACGGCGTCGCCGTGTGCTGCACCGATAACGCCGAAGTCCAGAGCCTCGTGGGCAAGATTACCGACCGCCGGGTGGTCACCTATGGATTCAACGCCCAGGCAGACGTGCGCGCGGTCGGGCTCTACTACAAGAACGGCACCGCCCATTTCGACGTGCATCTTCAGGCCGAGGATATCGTCATCAAGGATTGTGAATTGCCGATGCCGGGCGATCACAATGTATCGAACGCGCTGTCGGCCGTGGCCGTGGCGCGGCATCTGGGCATGAAGGGCGAGGAAATCCGCACCGCGCTCAAAAGCTTCGGCGGCGTCAACCGGCGCTTCACCCGCGTCGGCGAGGTGGACGGTGTGACGATCATTGACGACTACGGCCACCATCCGGTCGAGATTGCCGCCGTGCTCAAAGCCGCGCGACAGGCCTGCGACGGTCGTGTCATCGCGGTACACCAGCCGCACCGGTATTCACGCCTTAGTCACCATTTCGATGAATTCTGTGCCTGTTTCAACGATTGCGACGTGGTCGGCATCACGCCGGTCTACGCTGCGGGAGAGGACCCCATCGAAGGCGCCGACCGCGATACGCTGGTCGCCGGACTGATCCAGCACGGGCATCGCCACGCGCGGCGTGTCGACGGCCCCGAAGATCTGGCCCGTCTGGTGGCCGAACAGGCGCGCGCGGGGGATATGGTCGTGTGCCTTGGTGCGGGAACGATCAGCGCCTGGGCCAACGACCTGCCCGATGCGCTGCGCGCCCTGAAAGGAGAGGCTGCATGA
- a CDS encoding UDP-N-acetylglucosamine--N-acetylmuramyl-(pentapeptide) pyrophosphoryl-undecaprenol N-acetylglucosamine transferase produces the protein MTQPLLIIAAGGTGGHMFPAQALAEVMLARGWRVKLSTDARGARYTGGFPDAVEIDQIASATFARGGLVQKALVPLRLAGGVAKAALRMLSDRPAAVVGFGGYPTIPALAAATLLRKPRMIHEQNGVLGRVNEVFCKRVDRIACGTWPTALPEGVDGYHVGNPVRASVLERQGAGYIPPGDYPMQLLVMGGSQGARILSDVVPPAIAALPMEMLRNIRVSHQARDEDAERVSTYYAENGIDADVQPFFNDVPRRMSEAQLVISRSGASTIADLTVIGRPSILIPFAAAAGDHQAANAHGLVEAEAAIMIREDAANPESLAQYIEMVLSNPSAATQMSLSALRLGKPEAAEDLADMVQSLATPQGDAA, from the coding sequence ATGACCCAGCCGTTGCTGATCATTGCGGCGGGCGGCACCGGCGGGCATATGTTCCCCGCACAGGCGCTGGCCGAGGTGATGCTCGCGCGCGGCTGGCGGGTCAAGCTTAGCACCGATGCGCGCGGCGCGCGCTACACCGGCGGATTTCCGGACGCGGTCGAGATCGACCAGATCGCAAGCGCGACTTTCGCGCGGGGCGGGCTGGTGCAGAAGGCGCTGGTGCCGCTGCGGTTGGCGGGCGGCGTGGCGAAGGCCGCGCTGCGGATGCTGTCGGACCGGCCGGCGGCTGTGGTGGGCTTCGGCGGCTATCCCACGATCCCCGCGCTGGCGGCGGCCACGCTTTTGCGCAAGCCGCGCATGATCCACGAACAAAACGGCGTTCTGGGCCGCGTGAACGAGGTTTTCTGCAAACGGGTCGACCGTATCGCCTGCGGCACATGGCCGACCGCGCTGCCCGAGGGGGTTGATGGCTACCACGTGGGCAATCCGGTCCGCGCCAGCGTGCTCGAGCGGCAGGGCGCGGGATATATCCCGCCCGGCGATTACCCGATGCAGCTTCTGGTCATGGGCGGCAGCCAGGGCGCGCGCATCCTGTCGGATGTTGTTCCGCCCGCGATCGCCGCCTTGCCGATGGAGATGCTGCGCAACATCCGCGTCAGCCATCAGGCCCGCGACGAGGACGCCGAGCGCGTCAGCACCTATTACGCCGAGAACGGCATCGACGCGGACGTGCAGCCCTTTTTCAACGATGTGCCGCGTCGGATGAGCGAGGCGCAACTGGTCATCAGCCGGTCGGGTGCCTCGACCATCGCGGACCTGACGGTGATCGGACGCCCGTCGATCCTGATCCCCTTCGCGGCGGCGGCGGGTGACCATCAGGCCGCAAACGCCCACGGGCTGGTTGAGGCGGAAGCCGCGATCATGATACGCGAGGACGCGGCCAACCCAGAGAGCCTCGCCCAATACATCGAAATGGTTCTCTCGAATCCGTCCGCCGCTACACAAATGTCGCTCAGCGCGTTGCGGCTGGGCAAACCCGAAGCCGCCGAGGATCTGGCCGATATGGTGCAATCGCTCGCAACACCGCAAGGAGACGCCGCATGA
- the ftsW gene encoding putative lipid II flippase FtsW encodes MTEMVYGAVPIRDGEPILPKWWRTLDKWALSCILMLFAVGMLLGLAASPPLAEKNGFQPFHYVQRQAFFGGLAMLAMLLTSMMSPLVVRRLAVVGFLISFVALLFLPFFGTDFGKGAVRWYSLGFASIQPSEFLKPGFVVVAAWMMAANLEINGPPGKAWSFGLCLTIVLLLALQPDFGQACLVLFGWGVMYFVSGAPMVLLVGMACLVVVAGTVAYANSEHFARRIDGFLSADVDPTTQLGYATNAIREGGLFGVGVGEGEVKWSLPDAHTDFIIAVAAEEYGLVLVLCIIALYSVIVVRSLLRLIRERDPFIRLAGTGLACMFGVQAMINMGVAVRLLPAKGMTLPFVSYGGSSVIASGIALGMLLAFTRSRPQGEISDLLSRGRG; translated from the coding sequence ATGACAGAAATGGTCTATGGTGCGGTCCCGATACGGGACGGTGAACCGATTCTCCCCAAGTGGTGGCGGACGCTCGATAAATGGGCGTTGTCGTGTATTCTGATGCTCTTTGCCGTCGGGATGTTGCTGGGGCTTGCCGCGTCCCCGCCGCTGGCCGAAAAGAACGGTTTCCAGCCTTTCCATTATGTCCAGCGGCAGGCGTTCTTCGGCGGGCTTGCCATGCTCGCAATGCTGCTGACATCCATGATGTCGCCGCTCGTGGTGCGCAGGCTGGCTGTGGTCGGCTTCCTGATCTCCTTCGTGGCGCTGCTGTTCCTGCCGTTTTTCGGCACCGATTTCGGCAAGGGGGCGGTGCGGTGGTATTCGCTCGGTTTTGCGTCAATCCAGCCGTCCGAGTTCCTCAAGCCCGGTTTCGTGGTCGTTGCCGCATGGATGATGGCCGCGAACCTCGAAATCAACGGCCCCCCCGGCAAGGCATGGTCCTTCGGTCTGTGTTTGACGATCGTGCTGCTGCTGGCGTTGCAGCCCGACTTTGGTCAGGCCTGTCTTGTCCTCTTCGGTTGGGGGGTGATGTATTTCGTTTCGGGTGCGCCGATGGTGCTGCTGGTGGGCATGGCCTGTCTGGTGGTCGTGGCGGGCACGGTTGCCTATGCCAATTCCGAACACTTTGCCCGCCGCATTGACGGATTTCTCTCGGCGGATGTCGATCCGACCACCCAGCTGGGCTATGCCACCAACGCGATCCGCGAGGGCGGGTTGTTCGGTGTCGGCGTGGGCGAGGGCGAGGTGAAATGGTCGCTGCCCGACGCGCACACGGATTTCATTATCGCGGTTGCCGCCGAGGAATACGGCCTCGTGCTGGTTCTGTGCATCATAGCGCTTTATTCGGTGATCGTGGTGCGGTCGCTTTTGCGGCTGATCCGCGAACGCGATCCCTTTATCCGGCTGGCAGGAACGGGTCTTGCGTGCATGTTCGGCGTGCAGGCGATGATCAATATGGGCGTCGCTGTCCGGCTGCTTCCGGCCAAGGGCATGACGCTGCCTTTCGTCAGCTACGGCGGGTCGTCCGTCATCGCCAGCGGGATCGCGCTGGGCATGCTTTTGGCCTTCACACGGTCGCGCCCGCAGGGTGAAATCAGCGATCTGCTGTCGCGGGGGCGCGGATGA
- a CDS encoding peroxiredoxin-like family protein, translated as MTTLIAGSRFPKTDVPKLGGGTLTLGAPRDGHDWQMVVVYRGLHCPICKTYLAKLQELESDLNALGVDVVAVSGDPEEKARAFAEEKDLSLAIGHDLSVAQMRALGLYVSDPRSPQETDRPFPEPGVFVINGEGNIQIIDISNAPFARPDLQGLTNGIKFVRANDYPVRGTHAA; from the coding sequence ATGACCACCCTGATAGCGGGCAGCCGCTTCCCGAAAACCGATGTACCGAAACTGGGCGGGGGGACGCTCACGCTTGGGGCGCCGCGCGACGGGCACGACTGGCAGATGGTCGTCGTCTACCGCGGGCTGCACTGCCCGATCTGCAAGACCTATCTGGCAAAGCTTCAGGAACTGGAGAGCGATCTGAACGCCTTGGGCGTCGATGTTGTCGCCGTCTCGGGCGATCCCGAGGAAAAGGCGCGCGCCTTTGCGGAAGAAAAAGACCTGAGCCTCGCCATCGGCCATGACCTGAGCGTCGCGCAGATGCGGGCGCTTGGCCTTTACGTGTCCGATCCGCGAAGCCCGCAGGAAACCGACCGCCCGTTCCCCGAACCGGGTGTCTTCGTCATCAACGGCGAGGGCAACATCCAGATCATCGATATCTCGAACGCGCCCTTCGCCCGTCCCGACCTTCAGGGGCTGACAAACGGGATCAAGTTCGTGCGTGCCAACGATTATCCCGTCCGGGGCACTCACGCCGCCTGA
- a CDS encoding NAD(P)/FAD-dependent oxidoreductase, which produces MEFDTVIIGAGAAGMMCAGHLSGRTLVVDHAKAPGEKIRISGGGRCNFTNMYCTAEAFLSQNPHFAKSALARYTQWDFVELVDAHGIAWHEKTLGQLFCDSSAKAIIAMLRKMMQQRGAELLLATSVTSLGRTADGFSLVLSGPEGEKTLRCARVVIATGGKSIPKMGASGYAYEIAQQFGIPVTETRPALVPFTFPDGRFAEISGVAVPARVSAGGTAFEEALLFTHRGLSGPAVLQASSYWREGAPVTLDILPADMVSALKAQRQTAGRRNLTTELARHLPARLVDHLAARFDLTGNLADWSDKRLQDLADGLRDWQVTPGGTEGYRTAEVTLGGVDTDALDARTMAARDVPGLYFIGEAVDVTGWLGGYNFQWAWSSAMAAARAMGTAG; this is translated from the coding sequence ATGGAGTTTGACACTGTCATCATAGGCGCGGGTGCCGCGGGCATGATGTGCGCGGGCCACCTGTCCGGCCGCACATTGGTCGTGGACCATGCAAAGGCCCCCGGAGAGAAGATCCGCATTTCCGGCGGTGGCCGCTGCAACTTCACCAATATGTACTGCACGGCGGAGGCCTTCCTGTCGCAGAACCCGCATTTCGCGAAATCCGCCCTGGCGCGCTACACGCAATGGGATTTCGTCGAGCTTGTCGATGCGCATGGCATCGCGTGGCACGAAAAGACGCTCGGGCAGCTGTTCTGTGACAGCTCGGCCAAGGCGATCATCGCCATGCTGCGCAAGATGATGCAACAGCGCGGAGCCGAGCTGTTGCTCGCAACGTCTGTGACCAGCCTCGGCCGGACAGCCGACGGGTTTTCGCTGGTGCTGTCCGGCCCCGAGGGCGAAAAGACGCTGCGCTGCGCGCGGGTCGTGATTGCCACGGGCGGCAAATCCATCCCCAAGATGGGGGCCAGCGGCTACGCCTACGAGATCGCGCAGCAATTCGGCATCCCGGTGACAGAGACCCGGCCCGCACTGGTGCCTTTCACCTTTCCCGACGGCCGCTTTGCCGAGATCTCGGGCGTTGCCGTTCCCGCGCGCGTCTCCGCCGGTGGCACGGCGTTCGAAGAGGCGCTGCTCTTCACCCACCGCGGCCTGTCGGGGCCTGCGGTGTTGCAGGCATCCTCCTACTGGCGCGAGGGCGCTCCCGTCACGCTCGATATTCTGCCCGCGGATATGGTGTCGGCGCTCAAAGCGCAGCGCCAGACGGCGGGGCGGCGCAATCTTACCACCGAACTGGCGCGCCACCTGCCCGCTCGGCTGGTCGATCACCTCGCCGCGCGCTTCGATCTGACAGGCAATCTGGCGGACTGGTCGGACAAGCGTCTGCAGGATCTGGCGGACGGCCTGCGCGACTGGCAGGTCACACCGGGCGGGACCGAGGGCTACCGCACCGCCGAGGTCACACTCGGCGGCGTCGACACCGACGCGCTCGATGCGCGCACCATGGCCGCCCGCGACGTGCCCGGCCTCTATTTTATCGGCGAGGCCGTGGATGTCACGGGATGGCTGGGGGGATACAATTTCCAAT